GGATTGTCGAGCGTCTTGTTCATCGTGGCCGGATCGTCAAAGACAAGCGCCGGACCGACATGCTGCAGGAATTTCGGATTGGCGGCGGAGGATTTCATCACCGCCCCATTGGGCGCAAGGTTGCCGCGCAGCACTTCCAGCGTCTTGCCCCTGGAGAGCGGCACGACCGGATCCTCCTCGCCGCGGATGATGTCGTCGTTCCAGCAATCCGCATTGGCGATGTTTTCGCCGAGCGTCTTGCCGTTCACCGTCGGCCGTTCGAGATGCAGGTGAGGGGAAAGCTTTTTGAGAAGCGCGTTGAGGCCGCCGGCGAAATAGAAATCTTCCATCAGATATTCGCCGGACGGAAAGACATTGGCGACCACCGGAACCCTGCCCGCCATGGCGGACATGTCGTCGAGGGTCAGGCTGATGCCGGCGCGCCTTGCCATGGCGATCAGATGGACCGCAGCATTCGTCGATCCCCCCATGGCCATGTAGGCGACGAGACCGTTTTCGAAGCTTTCCTTGCTCAGAATGTCCGAAGGCTTCAGATCCTCCCAGACCATTTCGACGATGCGCTGGCCACACAGCGAGGCCATGCGCGGGTGACCGGAATCCACCGCCGGGATGGACGAGGCGCCCGGCAGGGTCATGCCCATGGCGTCGGCGATCGACGTCATGGTGGAGGCCGTGCCGATCGTGTTGCAGGTGCCCGCCGAGCGCGTCATGCGGCTTTCAAGATCCACCCAGTCATCCTTGGTGATGTTGCCGGCGCGCAATTCGTCCCAGTATTTCTTCGTATGCGTTCCCGCGCCGGTCTTGATGCCGCGCCACTGGCCGTTGGCCATGGGCCCGGCCGGGCAATAGATGACGGGCAAATCCATCGAGAAGGCGCCCATCAACAGGCCGGGAGTGGACTTGTCGCAGCCGCCGAGAAGAACGGCCCCATCAATGGGGTGGGAGCGCAGCAATTCCTCGCATTCCATGGCAAGGAAGTTCCGGTAGAGCATGGTCGTCGGCTTGACCATGACTTCACCCACCGACAATGCCGGCATTTCCACGGGGTAGCCGCCGGCCTGCCACACGCCGCGCTTGACGGCTTCCGCACGATCGCGCAGATGCGCGTGGCATGGGCTCATCTCGCTCCAGGTATTGATGATGCCGATGACAGGCTTTCCCATGAACTCGTCGCGGCGCATGCCCATCTGCTGCGTGCGCTGGCGATGCGCGAAACCACGCATGTCATCGGAGGCGAACCAGCGCTGGCTGCGCAGTTCCGACAGGTCTCTTCTCTTGGTCATGGCGTTAACTTATCCCTTGATGCCGCCCGCCGTGAGGCCGGAGACGACACGCTCCTGAAAGATCACGATCAGGATGGCGACAGGCACGATGCCCACCACCAGAGCGGCGGAAATGACGGGCCAGGGGAAGGCGAATTCGCCCTGGTAGAGCTGGATGCCGACGGGCAGGGTGCGCAAAGCCGGATTGGAATTGAAGGACAGGGCCAGCAGGAATTCGTCCCAGGCATTGACGAAGGCGAGAATGCCGGCGGTGAAAACGCCCGGCGCACAAAGCGGAACGACAACCTTGAACAAGGCGCCAAGGCGCGTGCAGCCGTCGATCATCGCGGCGTTCTCAAGGTCTCGCGGAATGCCCTCGAAGAAGGATACCAGCATCAAGGTGCAGACCGGCAGCGACAGGACGGTATAGGGCAGGATCAAGGCGATCCAGGTGTTGAGAAGGTTCAGCGTCCGCATGATCTCGAACAGCGGAACCAAGAGCGTGACGAGCGGAAAGGTCGAGACGGCGATGATTGCCGACAGGATCAGGCCGCGATAGCGCAGGTTTAGCCTTGCAATGGCGTAAGCCGCAAGGACGGCCACCAGAAGCGTCGTGCAGGTCGAGAGCAGCGCCACCATGAAGCTGTTGAACAGGAAGATGTGCAGCGGCTGATCGGAAAAGGCCTGCATATAGTTGGCAACCGTCGGCGCATGCGGGAACCAGGTGATCGGCTTGACCGTCAGCTCGGCTTCCGTCTTCAGCGAGGTGAAGAGGATCCAAAGTGCGGGAAACATGCCGTTCACCAGCAGTATGGATGCCGCAATCAGGCGCAGCGGCTTGCCGGTGAAGAAGGATTGGGGGCCGGAGGCTGTTACCTGGCTCATGGCTTAGTCCTTGGTCCGGATGATGCGGAGATAGACGACGGTGACACACATGGAGAGCACGAACATCACCACGGCGAGGGCCGAACCGTAACCGAGATCGAGGAAGGAGACGGTGTTCTGGTGAATGTACATGGCGAGCGTGGCGGTCGAGGTGCCCGGCCCACCGCCGGTCATCATGTAGGGAATGTCAAAGGTCTGCAGGGCGGTGATGGTGCGGAAGATCAGGGCCACGACGATGGCCGGCTTCAGGAGCGGCAGCGTGATTTCGAAAAACTGGCGAATGCGTCCGGCGCCGTCCACATCGGCCGCTTCGTAGAGCGAGCGGGGGATGGTCTGCAGGCCGGCCAGGATGATCAGGGCCATGAAGGACGAGGTCTTCCAGATGATGGTCAGACAGATCGCCGCGAAAGCCAGGTTGGGCGAGTTGAACCAGATCACCCCCTCGATGCCGAACCTTGCAAGCACATCATTGACCACGCCATATTCGGAATGGAAGAACCATGCGAAAATCAGGCCGGCAAAGGACAAAGGAAGCGCCCAGGGGATCAGCAGCGACAGGCGCACCGGCCATTGCGTGCGAAACGGCAGATTGGCAAGCAGCGCCAGGGCCATGCCGACAACAAGAGCTCCGGGCACCGTGATGAGGGTGATGAGAACCGTGTTCCAGGTCGTTTCCCAGAAGACGGGATCGGTAAACATCAGCTCGTAGTTTTCCAAGCCGACGAATTCCGCCGGCAGCCCGGAGGTCAGCGACAGCGAAAAGAAGCTTGTATAGCCGAGCCGCAGCACCGGATAGACGATGATCAGCAAGAGCAGGATCGCCGTCGGCGCCAGGAGGAGGACTGCAAGCGCCCGATCGCTCAGGTCCAGCCAGCGGGACCATGCCGGCGGCTGCTTCTCGATCCTGTCGGTGATGGAAAGTGTTGAGGGTGTCACCGCTGCAGCTCCCGCATGCAAGACGAAATCAAAAGATGAAGATGAGCAAAGGCGACCGACAATCGATCAATCCCTGCGCATCGGCTCCGGAAGCGGTCGGACCGGCCGCTTCCGGATGTTCGAGAGGCGATGCCGCGCTTAGCGGATGATGCGCCGCAGACGCGCTTCGATCTGGGCTGCGCCATCTTCCGGCGTCGTGACGCCGGCCAGAACCGCATTGACGGTCGTGCGGATGACTTCGCTGACTTCGTTGTAGCGCGGCGTCACAGGGCGCGGCTTGGCGGTTTCGACGACCTGCTTGGCATCGGCGAACCACGGGGCCGCCTTCAGCACTTCGGCATCCTGGTAGAGGCTAGAATAGGTCGGTAGCAGCGAGCCGTTGACGGCCATGTGCTTGGAGGCTTCCTGGCTGGACAGGAACTCGACGAGTTTCTTGGCCTCGTCCTTGTGTTCGGAAAAGGCCGATACGCCCCATTCCCAACCGCCAAGGCAGGTGGACGATTCACCGCCGGCTACGGCCGGAAGGCGCGTGACGCCGACCTTGTCCACCACGGCCGATTCCTTGCCCTGCGACTGCGCCCAGGCATAGGACCAGTTGACGGCGAAGACGACGTTGCCGGCCTGGAATTCCTTGCGGGTATCGTCGGTCGCAACTTCGGCGATGTTCTTCTTGGAGATGCCTTCGTCGACCATGCTCTTCCAGAGCTTCAGGG
The sequence above is a segment of the Rhizobium sp. SSA_523 genome. Coding sequences within it:
- the araD gene encoding L-arabinonate dehydratase, producing the protein MTKRRDLSELRSQRWFASDDMRGFAHRQRTQQMGMRRDEFMGKPVIGIINTWSEMSPCHAHLRDRAEAVKRGVWQAGGYPVEMPALSVGEVMVKPTTMLYRNFLAMECEELLRSHPIDGAVLLGGCDKSTPGLLMGAFSMDLPVIYCPAGPMANGQWRGIKTGAGTHTKKYWDELRAGNITKDDWVDLESRMTRSAGTCNTIGTASTMTSIADAMGMTLPGASSIPAVDSGHPRMASLCGQRIVEMVWEDLKPSDILSKESFENGLVAYMAMGGSTNAAVHLIAMARRAGISLTLDDMSAMAGRVPVVANVFPSGEYLMEDFYFAGGLNALLKKLSPHLHLERPTVNGKTLGENIANADCWNDDIIRGEEDPVVPLSRGKTLEVLRGNLAPNGAVMKSSAANPKFLQHVGPALVFDDPATMNKTLDNPDLDVTEDTVIILRNAGPVGAPGMPEWGNLPIPKKLLKQGVRDMVRICDGRMSGTHYGTCILHVTPEAAVGGPLALVRTGDLIELDVTAGTLNMRVDDDELQRRRAVWKPTARIYERSFAALYQSHVSQADEGCDFDFLSGSAKVPDPVIF
- a CDS encoding carbohydrate ABC transporter permease — encoded protein: MSQVTASGPQSFFTGKPLRLIAASILLVNGMFPALWILFTSLKTEAELTVKPITWFPHAPTVANYMQAFSDQPLHIFLFNSFMVALLSTCTTLLVAVLAAYAIARLNLRYRGLILSAIIAVSTFPLVTLLVPLFEIMRTLNLLNTWIALILPYTVLSLPVCTLMLVSFFEGIPRDLENAAMIDGCTRLGALFKVVVPLCAPGVFTAGILAFVNAWDEFLLALSFNSNPALRTLPVGIQLYQGEFAFPWPVISAALVVGIVPVAILIVIFQERVVSGLTAGGIKG
- a CDS encoding carbohydrate ABC transporter permease, producing the protein MTPSTLSITDRIEKQPPAWSRWLDLSDRALAVLLLAPTAILLLLIIVYPVLRLGYTSFFSLSLTSGLPAEFVGLENYELMFTDPVFWETTWNTVLITLITVPGALVVGMALALLANLPFRTQWPVRLSLLIPWALPLSFAGLIFAWFFHSEYGVVNDVLARFGIEGVIWFNSPNLAFAAICLTIIWKTSSFMALIILAGLQTIPRSLYEAADVDGAGRIRQFFEITLPLLKPAIVVALIFRTITALQTFDIPYMMTGGGPGTSTATLAMYIHQNTVSFLDLGYGSALAVVMFVLSMCVTVVYLRIIRTKD